A stretch of the Verrucomicrobiia bacterium genome encodes the following:
- a CDS encoding RNA polymerase sigma factor — protein MSAAVQELELQKMDPETVDDLALAERVAENGDEEALQALYDRYANPLFAFIFHHLDGARPEAEEVWQDTLSAAIRGLSGFEGQSRFFSWLCSIARHKIADYFRSRGRAAQRLVLLPPEDLTSLIDEGPLPDEIVNNRATSLRVVTALGQLPSAYQQALVARYAEGQNVQEIAQLLGKSYKAAESILSRAREALRAALSAQPETDL, from the coding sequence ATGAGCGCCGCTGTCCAAGAACTGGAACTGCAAAAGATGGACCCGGAAACGGTTGATGATTTGGCCCTCGCCGAACGCGTAGCCGAGAACGGAGACGAAGAAGCCCTGCAGGCGCTCTATGATCGCTACGCGAACCCGCTCTTTGCCTTCATTTTCCACCACCTCGACGGTGCGCGCCCGGAAGCCGAGGAGGTCTGGCAGGACACGCTTTCGGCCGCCATCCGGGGTTTGTCCGGTTTTGAGGGCCAGAGCCGGTTCTTTTCCTGGCTTTGCAGCATCGCCCGCCACAAGATCGCGGACTATTTCCGTTCGAGAGGGCGCGCCGCGCAAAGGCTTGTGCTGCTGCCTCCGGAAGATCTCACCAGCCTGATCGATGAAGGCCCGTTGCCCGATGAAATCGTGAATAACCGGGCGACTTCGTTGCGAGTTGTCACCGCGCTTGGCCAATTGCCATCCGCTTACCAGCAGGCGCTCGTCGCCCGTTACGCCGAGGGGCAGAATGTACAGGAAATCGCGCAACTGCTGGGCAAGAGCTATAAAGCCGCCGAATCCATCCTTTCCCGCGCCCGGGAGGCCCTTCGCGCCGCCTTGAGCGCTCAACCGGAGACCGATTTATGA